In Herbiconiux sp. SALV-R1, the genomic window ATCCTTCCTGGACGAGAGAGCCGAGCGACGCTGCCGGAGGGACGACGCCGAAACCCAGGAAGCTCAGTGCGCCCTCGATCAGCATCGCCAAGGAGGCCGCGTACGTGGCTTGCACGATGATCGGGCCGGTGATGTTGGGCAGGATATGCCGGACGGCAATGCGCCACCGAGACGCGCCGCCGACGGAGGCCGACGAGACGAAGTCGCGGTGCGTGACCGCTTGGCTGGCACCTCGGAACACGCGCATCATGAGCGGCAGGGTGATGACGATGATCGAGAAGATCGCTGCGAAAGCACCGGCCCCGACGATGGCCGACACAAGGATCCCCAGCAGTATCGCGGGAAAGGCGAACAGCCCGTCCGCCAATCGCATGATGACCTGATCGACGGCCCCGCCGACCACCGCGGCCGTGATGCCGAGCACGATAGCGATGACAGTGCTGACCAACACGGCGGCGACCGAGATCAGCACCGTGGTGCGGGTCGCCTCGATCAGCCGGGGGAGAAGATCCCGGCCGAGGGCATCGGTCCCCAGGAGCCATTGCGAGGTGGGGGGAGAGAATCTCGGGCCGGCGATCGACTGACTGTCCAACCCCGGCACCAGGAGTGCGCCGACGCTGATCAGAAGGATCAGGGCCAGGACCACGAGGCCAATCCTGGCTAGCGGATCACCGGGGAACGGGAAGCTCATTCTTCGTTTCATCTCGTCCCGCCTTTCGCTCGACTCAGTCGAGGATCGAGAGCTGCGTAGAGCACATCCGCGAGCAGGTTGGCCACGATGAAGACCGTGGCCGTGAGAAGCACGATGCCCTGGACCACGGCGAAGTCTCGGTTACGGACCGAATTGGTGAAGAAGTAGCCGATGCCCGGGACGGAGAACAGGGTTTCCACGACGATGGTCCCGCCGAGAAAGCTTCCTATCAGCAGAGCTGTGACGGTGATCAGCGGCGTGGAGGAATTCCGGAGGACGTGTCTGCGGACGATGATGCCAGGTGCGTCGCCTCGAGCTACGGAGCTGGTGATGAACGGTTCCGTCAGGGTCGTGGACACCGCATCGCTCAGGGTGCGCATGATGAGGGCGACGCCCCCTAGGCCGAGGGTGACGGCGGGGAGGACCGTGGAGGCGATGCTGGCGGCCGGGTCTTGGCTGAACGGTACGTAGCTGCCTACCGTGAGCCCCCAGGCATTGACGGAGAACAGATACACCAAGACCGTGCCGATGACGAAGTCCGGGACGCTGAGGGTGAGCGTCCCGAGGAGCCGGGACGTGCCGTTCACAAAGGGCTTCCGGCTGGACAGTCCCGAGACGAGTCCGAGGATGATCCCCAGCACGAGCGCCACGATCAGCGCCATCAGGATCACCTGCAGGGTGGCGGGAAGCCTGGTCGCGATCTCGGTGGCGACAGGTTGTCCGCTGACCAGCGAGACTCCCAGATCGCCCCGGACCGCTGCCCCCAGCCACCGAATGAACTGCAGCCACACCGGCAGGTTCAGGCCGAACTTCTCCTCCGCCTCCAGGCGGGCCTGCTCGGAGGCTCGCGGGCCGAGGACGACATCCGCGTAACCGCCGGGCAGGAGTTGCAGAGCGAAGAACACCACGACCAAGACGACGAGCAACGTCACCGCCGATATGGCTACTCTGCGGATCAAGAATCCGATCAACGTCCGGCTCAGCCCTTCAGCGCGTAGGTCGTGATGTTGCGGAGGTAGATGTCGTAGCCGTCGAACGCGGGGATGGTGCCATCGACGCGATCGGTGCGGACGCCGATCGTCGTGGACTTCGTCGCAAGCGGGATGATGAACGCGTTCTCGGCGACCAGCTCACAGGCCGTCTGCAGTGCGGCAGTCTCGGACGCAGTGTCTGTCGCCGAGGTCGCTGCGGCGAGGGCGTCGGCGAGCCCCGGAGTCTCGACCGCGAAGCCGGAGAACTCACTCGTCTCGCCCGGGATCACCACGGCGTTGGCGGGGGCCATCGCGGGCGAGAGATAGCCCGCGAAGTAGTCGATGACGGCGTCGAAGTCGGCGGGGTTCTGCGTGTAGACGCGGTCGACGTAGTCGCCCATCTCCGGGGTCTCGATGGTGGCGTTGAACCCGGCGGCCTGCGCGTCCTGCTGCAGATACTGGGCGATGGGCTTGAAAGACGTCAGGTAGGGAGGCGCCATGAGGTTGAACGAAGCCGCGGCCGACCCGTCGAGGATGTTCGTCGCCGCAGCCGGATCGGCGTCATAGGTGGGAAGACTGTCGGGGGAGCAGGAGCCGGGGAGTGTCGCGGGCGAGATGCCGGTGGCCTCGCCCGCGCCGGCGAGTGCGGTGTCGATCAGGCCGTCGCGGTTGATCGCTGTGGCGAGAGCCTGACGTTGAGCCTTGTCCGCGAACGGGGAGTCGGGGTTGGCTGCGTTGAGGATCAGCCAATAGGTGTCACTTGAACCTTGCACGGTCGTCTCGACGTTCTGGACTCCGTTGAGCAGGGTGGGGGCGTCGGGGTTGGCGAAATAGGCGATATCCACGCTCCCGTTGCGCAGTCCCGCGATTCGGGCTGAGTCATCGGGGACGATCTTCAGCGTGACGGCCTTCACGTCCATGTCGG contains:
- a CDS encoding ABC transporter permease — protein: MIGFLIRRVAISAVTLLVVLVVVFFALQLLPGGYADVVLGPRASEQARLEAEEKFGLNLPVWLQFIRWLGAAVRGDLGVSLVSGQPVATEIATRLPATLQVILMALIVALVLGIILGLVSGLSSRKPFVNGTSRLLGTLTLSVPDFVIGTVLVYLFSVNAWGLTVGSYVPFSQDPAASIASTVLPAVTLGLGGVALIMRTLSDAVSTTLTEPFITSSVARGDAPGIIVRRHVLRNSSTPLITVTALLIGSFLGGTIVVETLFSVPGIGYFFTNSVRNRDFAVVQGIVLLTATVFIVANLLADVLYAALDPRLSRAKGGTR
- a CDS encoding ABC transporter permease, with translation MSFPFPGDPLARIGLVVLALILLISVGALLVPGLDSQSIAGPRFSPPTSQWLLGTDALGRDLLPRLIEATRTTVLISVAAVLVSTVIAIVLGITAAVVGGAVDQVIMRLADGLFAFPAILLGILVSAIVGAGAFAAIFSIIVITLPLMMRVFRGASQAVTHRDFVSSASVGGASRWRIAVRHILPNITGPIIVQATYAASLAMLIEGALSFLGFGVVPPAASLGSLVQEGSVYLTVNPSLALVPGFVLAAAILAVNLVGDGLRNTFEPRTERALV
- a CDS encoding ABC transporter substrate-binding protein, whose product is MLALTACTPSSQSTPSSNGSTLVIADGADTTEMNPQTSLYDSSWRIEDMVYDSLVTTDDKSDILPSLAESWIQDGNSYVFTLRDGVKFSNGRALTADDVVGSLQMLLDPATGSYWASQLGPVTAITAVNDKTVRIDLSAPYTPFLAALASTSAAILPMKEYQDGTFDPSTEMLGTGPFVVDSHTQDQEWQFSANPGYWGAADMDVKAVTLKIVPDDSARIAGLRNGSVDIAYFANPDAPTLLNGVQNVETTVQGSSDTYWLILNAANPDSPFADKAQRQALATAINRDGLIDTALAGAGEATGISPATLPGSCSPDSLPTYDADPAAATNILDGSAAASFNLMAPPYLTSFKPIAQYLQQDAQAAGFNATIETPEMGDYVDRVYTQNPADFDAVIDYFAGYLSPAMAPANAVVIPGETSEFSGFAVETPGLADALAAATSATDTASETAALQTACELVAENAFIIPLATKSTTIGVRTDRVDGTIPAFDGYDIYLRNITTYALKG